From the Juglans microcarpa x Juglans regia isolate MS1-56 chromosome 7D, Jm3101_v1.0, whole genome shotgun sequence genome, the window AGATATTTTAAATCACCAAATCTCACACAGGGATTATCAAATCACCAGTTCTTACATAGAGATTATCAAGTTACCAGTTCTCACATAGAGATTATTAAATCACTAGATCTCACATAGAGATGTACATGTTGTATCAAAGAACACACCAACCGACCATCCAACTTGAGGACACCATACATGATACGCTCGTATTCTCCTTCCAGTctatcaagtgaggccaatTTTAAAACGTTTTACCCCAATTATCATGAGGCATCTCTTTCCTGTATGACATCAGTGGCAATGTGTAGTAGGAATGGCCTAGGGAACGTCTATCCgttcatgatgatgatgattgacACACAGTAAGACTCACAAACACACTCAACCGAAATTACCATATCACAAATTCGAGCCATTCAAACATTTATTTAGGATCAGAAAGgggaaatattacaaaatatgtaATGCAAATCCCATGACATATCCACAACATTTAACTGCAGACTCACTCTAGATGTGACCTTTCATATATAATGTGGGCTTTTGCATAATGCAATGTTGCCCTCTAAGCATTTTCGTGTTGTTCCAAAAAGCTTGTACCTCTGCACTGCTCTTATCCTTGACTGTTGCTCGCCTTCCGTATGAATGGTGCCTTTTCTAGAACTACGAGCATTTTCAGCTCTTCATTCTTCGCTAGAGTATTTGCTCACCCAATATGGGGTGAAAAGTCATTTGTTACACCGTGTGCTGAGATGTCTACTAGACTTTCTGGATGGTGCCGCTTGCCCTTACATTGGATTAATTGCGCTCTACATACcacttctcttcatttttttcaccAAACTAGTGAGGAAAGATAATCTTTGCCTTCCACTTGATAAAGAAAAAGCTGAAATTCTTTGCATTCCCTTTATCCTTGGAAGATTGTCTGTCCTCTTTCGCTGGTGTGGTACTCACACCCTCCATGCAAGgagtggtttttttttaaaaaataaaataaaatcattttaagttgttggttttttaattatgtttttgagtttttttatttgaacaatAGAAGTCAAACGTTTATTGGTTATAAGATGACATTTGTAAAAATTTAGTGACGAAGTTCCAACAATAAGAACTAATTTGATCTTTATTTcagatttcaataaaaaaaaggtcGGAGTACTTTAAATTTGGAGCAAATTACATgaacaaccttttttttttttttaaaaaaaaaattaaccctTATAAATCCCCCTTGCTGTACCATTCATGTACCCTAAATAATGAATGCTATGCAACAATCTGTTCGATGTTGTAtcattaagagaaatgatacttgtagTCAAGAGTGCATAAGTGCCGTGCAGccattttgaaaaagtgaataaatataaaacttacataaaaataaattaattttttaacagtagactccatttttttttaaagtgactgtaCGACGTTTGCACATTTcacgactatatgtagcattactcttttacgCGTGACATCAActaattggaaaataaataataaataatttttcaatcatcattattatattagaaaataataaaataataaaaaataataggatgataaataacatttcttttgAGATATTTAGCGGAGCTTTCGTTAAGATTCTCGAGACCAGGGattaagttttgaaagataCAAATGCAATGAAAGAAGTCGTGACATAGTAGCATTCCCATATCCGGAGCCATTCATCCCCTCAACCCTCCACTCTTTTGAAAATccccttctttttttgtttggagggGGGGCTTTAGAGAAGAAAACAAGGCAACTATAGCAAATCAGGAAGccggaaaaataaaaataggatattatattaaattcttCAGCCAAACTCCGACTAAACATAAGTGATGCAAAACTTAAAACTTACTTGCTACAACACCGTActcttgttcttctttcttttggaTTCTCTAATGGTTTCCCTATCCGTTCACTCTACCTTCTTCTACATGACATTATTCCTTTTCCACCTTGCTGATGGCGGACAAGAGACATGTGTGCCACTAAATTAAAATCCTCATAATTCGTCTTTCAAATCTTCTGTGCTTCGCTCATGGCTGTCTTTGGCATCAGGGTTTTCGGATTTTGGTGTTGAAGTTGGTTTCTGGAGCTTGAAAGGGATTGATGCATGCTTCTTGAGGAATTTATAAAACGCCACCACTGTACGATCAGTATCTACAGTAATCTGCAACACAAAGGATCCAAACATATTTATCATAttcacaaatttaaaataaaataaaataaaatcagaatggagaaaatatacttgaaaaaaatacaatctaCACATAGTACAGAGAAACATGAATTAAATTTCAACACCACTCACTGGATCAAAGCTCTTGTTTCCAGCTGGGAAGAAGAGAAGTGTTGGGAAGCCATCAGACTGCAAAAACAATCAAAAAAAGTTTTCAGAACAATGTTTCTCTTCCTTTAGGGTCTTGAGTTTTCATCCAAATTATCATGATAGAGACATGTTGCATCGCATGGAAAGCATACATACATAGAAGCAGGTGCATTCACGTGACTGAAACCAGAAATTTCTTCATGCACACTCATTTGGGGTATAACAATGAACTTGGAACCTAATGCTTAGTTATAACTTATCAACGGTGAGATCAGGGCGTTGTCCCTTTTTACTTGTACGTGCTATTTTTATGGGTAACAGTTACTTATTCCAACTTCCATATGCAGTTCATGTTGGTATTTGTTACCTTTGCCCGGGCATGCTCATTTGTTGTTCCATCCATCTTGGCtataacaagagaatcaatgcCACGTAGATGCTTGGCAAGCTTGTTGTATGTTGGCTCCAGTGCTTGGCAATGCCCACACCAAGGAGCATAAATCTGGTATTGCAATCACAGTAAAAACGAGCCccaaaaaaagacaaacatcAAATATTGGTAAATTAGTTCTGATGATACCTCAAGGAGAACGTCCTTTGACTCATCCAGAACAATATCATCGAAATTATCTCCAACCACTATCTTCACATCCCCATCATTCTGAGtcaaccaaaatataaattaaaactaGAGGACCATGACAAAATTTCAATCAGCTGGAAAACGTAGATAACATACGGTCTCAGGAATTGGATCTGACTTAAAGAAAGGTTTTAACTTGTCTTCCAAGAAATCCCCTGCAAAAGCCTGAGGGACCAAACATTTTTAACGTTTAGCTAAAACCATGACTCTTCCaagcacaaaaaataaagatacaaGAAAGCAGCTTGAGCATATCCAGTTTTATTCCCAGGAAAcagtaataatatatacaacGCGGGAtgggaagagggagagagttgCAACCTTGACACTGTCCAAGGTCACTTCCCGATCAAGCACAAATTTCTTGGCATCATCATTTCCTGTGTATGCGATAacctatatttttaaaaatatcagtactatgtatgcatgcatgctttcatTAATGTACCTACATTTGTATGTATATCAGAAACTGGAGATGGAAAATATTACTTTGGGAGCATCGCCACTGACACCAAAATAATCTGAAACGGGCTTTCCAACATCTTCATTATCCATTTCCACATACACGAAGATAAGCTGCAATTAGCCATCAACACATTAGGCAGgtagaaatttttttgataagtaaggcAGGTGGAAAATTTAGATTTGATTTCTTGACTTTATAAAATGCATGTGGTTATCATAgcgggagaaaaaaaaatcagttcaGATGTCATCACTTCATCAATAAGTTAATCTTTCTTGTAATTCAATTTCCGACTTTTTCACTGAAATCAGGCACAGGTCATTTAAAAGACTTGAACTGTTATCATACCTTCCCTTTGAAAAACTTTGCTACCTCCTCAAATACTGGGACAACCTTCTCTGTGTCATTTGAAGTGGCAAATAGCAacagctgagagagagagagagagagagagagagagagagagaggagtcaGGTGAAAATATAAACTTCAAACAAAATGTTATCCTAGAGTCACAAATAACACAAAATACACAAGTACCACGCTTACCTGTTTCTTAATgggattttcaaaaattaaagagGCACTTTCCCGGGTAAAAATGGTAACCAAAGGAAGCTTGTTGGCAAATACAAACTCAGCTATTGTAGATTTAACAAATTGACCATCTGCAGAAATGAAAGATTGGATATCAAGGTGATGAACCagaagaaattcaatttaagaTATGCAAGCAAAATGATAACTACAGAGAACAAACCAAAGAAGCTCAGTTTCTCAGTTTCCTTCTTAAGCAGAACCAAAGCCGGGCGTTTAACTTCAGGGTCAACATGAAAAAGCTTTGCCACATCAGGATTTGTAGTTTGGTAAAAGTTAACATCATCTTCAAACTTTGAAGCAGCTGCAAGCTCCTCACTCTCAGGGCCCTTCATTATTAAGGCAGATTATAGCGAGTCATGAAAAAAACCAGAGGAATAACCAATTACAACAGTAAGCATCAAAAACTTATTGTAACATGAATTTAACTTCTAGGTATCTTACAATGAAAAGGCCAAACTCTACTAAGAGTTCACCAAAATATTCTTGTAAGGTGAGATCATAGCTGAGCATTTCAAAACATGTACCAAAATACCCCATCAGATGTATTTGTTGTGTATACTACTGTAACATACGGGTCCTAAATTAGggtttagaattattttttattattattattaatgtttttagtagtagtattttatcatattaGTATTGAGATAGTAATTTTATTTGCGTAGGATTCTTCCACTCAGTACACCCATTTATCCCTCTGTTTGACTTCCTAGTTTGAATAGTTTCCTAATCGGTAACCaacactcacctcaaaaacCCTCCCATAAATCCTCTCTTTTCCTCttcaccaaacccaccataTCCTGCGGCCAGAACCCCAAGCGAAATCAAATTTCTCCTACACTTCAAACCAGAACTACACAGCAAAAGAATTGAGAAACCACTTTCACAGCAGCCACCGTAGCACTCCCTCTTCATACCAAGTCAGCCACCTCGCCGAAATCACCCAGAGGACGCCAACGGGAACGTTGGAGCACTACCCAGGCTGCCTAGAACCCGCCAACCAGGCACCCCCTGCCACCTCGCCCCATTCCAAAGCTTGTGCCGCCGGCCACTCTCTGTCACACAGATCCACCGTTGCACGATCAATCTCCTCTCTCGGTAAAGAGTTACGAAGTAGGATCCAAGAAGCAGCGCTAaagaggtaagtagcatgatcataattttttgtGTGCTGTAAATATTCTGTCTTTGCATGAAAAATGTGATGTTCACCTATGCTACGATACGACCCAATTCAAGGTTAGCCCCTTTTCATGAACCTCGATGAATTACGATGATATGCTCGTGAATGAGACTATGTATGCTATGCTGATATAGATTTTTGTTAGAACTTATGATATGTCATGAAAATCACACGTATGCCATGAAATGTTCATGTAATGTTTAGATTATATTATGCCATGTATATGCTATGCTATGTTGTGTAAGGCTCATGTTAATAGGCCATGTTTAATGTTATGTCATGCACAAGAGTATGTCACGCCATGTAAATTCATGAAGTCAACATGCTCACATGCATTATGAAAGTTAGTAAGAAGATACATGAATGAcaatgtgataccccatatgataagaataagggtagatggtgtatgagatcccacattgcttaggaatgagaaattattgctctttataaggttacaataggggctccaattgtatcattgaccagtcattttggagtatagaccatgtggtttgggccttccattggggcgttacaaatggtatcagagcctatcccaaccagaaatgtgggacttgagtcgtgccacctacgacggaatggcccgacgaggacattgggaatttaagaggggtagattgtgattacctcatatgataaggataagggtaggtggtatatgatatcctacattgcttgggaatgagaagttcttattctttataaggttccaatggggctgtaattatatcattgattagtccttttagagtataggccatgtggtttggacctttcattggggcgttacagacAAGCAAGCATTAAGATTGGGCTTATGTTATGGGTAAATATGCAAActacggactcaagcgtggtctacCACATGTAAGCTATGATGTTTTGAGGTGACAcagacccaagcgtgtttcactacaTGTTATGATATGTGTTATATGGTGCCACGGACCCAAACGTGGTTCACCACATGATTTATGCAGTCAACGACAATTGGACCGATGCACATATGTTATGATGGCCACTAgataagtgaaagacaagataATTAGTTATGTACGAATGATAGAAATGCATGGAGTCAGCCATTCATGCATACATGTTGCGTGTATTGCCGTGATTATATTTGATTCTGCTTATGTTACTAATGAATGACCTAtatattgtgtatgtgtgacGATGTATGTACGTTTTCAAAATTAAGCCTAATGTTAAGCTAAGTTAAGTTTACAGTATGATGTGCTATaactgagtcttcgactcatttgttttgtttctcagttttatgttttaatgtccCAGATGATGATTTCGTGGATACAAAGCAGGAGTGCCAAGAGTAGAATAAATTTCAAGAGACTtaggagaggtttggatagtgagttaagattaaagttgaaagttgaaagttgaataaaatattgttaaaatattattattgttttgggatttgaaaaaatgaattgtttattatattttgtgtggaaattttaGAATGTTGCAATGATTAAATTAGATGAATTTACATGAGTTGGGggacttttgtatccaaactgGGCCTAGTGTGTGATTTAGACATTTAAGTAGTGTTAGTATCACATAGAACTAGCTTATATCATTTctgttattttaagtttttatgttATGAAAGACTGTCATGCTAGACAAGTTTTATGATCCAATAGATGAGgtattttatgagatgaatctctttaccgggcattatgttgCAAACGTACGTAATATTCCTGACCTACGGGAAGGGGTGTTACAACTACCTTCTTAAAGGTTACAACATGTCAACATGTTTAAAAAGAATCGGCGTGGTATTACTACATACTATGCCATCTCGAAAGATAGATATTGCACAGCTCTTGGTGCGTGTAGCTCTACTAATCCAAAAACACGAACCTCTGAGAATCAGCATTGGTACTGGGCTATTCCATTTTCTAATTCATTAATCACAGCCCAGAGGTTTATTTTTAAGCAATAGccataaaggaaaatattccaCCAACGTGACTCCCCtctatattttcaaaagaacaTATTACAAAACAAGTTAACATAGATATAAAGAAGGAAATAACATCGGCCTTGGGCCTACCATGATCACGTATAGATGTGGTAACCAGTCTAACtgataagaaaaaatggaagaaaaccGAAATTCTACGATGAACAGATAGAAAGACTGAAAAATATACCACCAAAGAATTGAGGTAGCCCAAAACAACTTTACTTTCCGAACTCAATATGCGTTCAGCTTCATCCAATGTGGTTATGTTGGAGACACCTGGTCCTATCTTCTTCTTAATCCACGTCACTATAGCATCTCTGTTAGTTTAAACAAAAATTCATCAGCCCATGGCATTAAAATGCATACTTCGCATTAAAGTTTtcattcataattattttttcaaatcattttaatctAGCGACCTTCAAATAAAAcgggaaaaaacaaaatattgagTTACACAGCCAGCAATCGTGAAACGAAGGAAAATATACAAGCATAACGATCATGAAGCatcaaataaaagagaaaaaaaaaaacaaaatattgaacTGCATGACCAGCGTTCCTGCTGCGTAAAACACCAATGGCTGATAGTAACATCTCGATTTTATCCCTATTCAAACGCTTTCCCAGTAACCAAACAGCCAAAGATAGAAAACCCAAACAAAAATGACCTGAATTATGGAGAGATTGACCGCACTTACTTGGTCCTCTGGCCGTTATAAGGCTTGTGAACCCCATCTACGAAAAAATAAACAGTCGGAAAGCCCTGAACATCGTACTCCTGAGCCAGATCGCTCTCCTCCGTCGCGTCTACCTTTGCCAAGGCCACGTCCTCGCCCTTGAGATCAGTCGCCGCCGCGGCGTACTCTGGCGCCAGCGCCTGGCAGTGCCCGCACCACGGCGCGTAGAATTCCACCATGACGAAGCGGTTTTTCCCCACGAAATCGCTGAAATTGCCCTCCTTCAAAACAACAACATCTTTATCGTCCACTTC encodes:
- the LOC121238786 gene encoding protein disulfide isomerase-like 1-4, encoding MPSRLLFLSLAALLLFSSLSLTLSKDVKDEDDEDLSFLDEADDQSHLPHSDPDHSDEENLDEDDFENLPDFDESAYQDEYKEPEVDDKDVVVLKEGNFSDFVGKNRFVMVEFYAPWCGHCQALAPEYAAAATDLKGEDVALAKVDATEESDLAQEYDVQGFPTVYFFVDGVHKPYNGQRTKDAIVTWIKKKIGPGVSNITTLDEAERILSSESKVVLGYLNSLVGPESEELAAASKFEDDVNFYQTTNPDVAKLFHVDPEVKRPALVLLKKETEKLSFFDGQFVKSTIAEFVFANKLPLVTIFTRESASLIFENPIKKQLLLFATSNDTEKVVPVFEEVAKFFKGKLIFVYVEMDNEDVGKPVSDYFGVSGDAPKVIAYTGNDDAKKFVLDREVTLDSVKAFAGDFLEDKLKPFFKSDPIPETNDGDVKIVVGDNFDDIVLDESKDVLLEIYAPWCGHCQALEPTYNKLAKHLRGIDSLVIAKMDGTTNEHARAKSDGFPTLLFFPAGNKSFDPITVDTDRTVVAFYKFLKKHASIPFKLQKPTSTPKSENPDAKDSHERSTEDLKDEL